The Georgenia faecalis genome includes a window with the following:
- a CDS encoding cupin domain-containing protein, which yields MRVVTLPRRRIEAFASSGVVMDFLPTVTGGRTGVRLARIDAGGTLGRHRAPTRQMFAVVEGTGVVSTTGYPDVVVGVGQAVLWEPGEDHETRAGTAMLVAVVELDGDLELGPEHVLGEVPGPS from the coding sequence GTGCGCGTCGTCACGCTCCCCCGGCGCCGCATCGAGGCGTTCGCCAGCTCGGGCGTCGTCATGGACTTCCTGCCCACCGTCACCGGTGGGCGGACCGGGGTTCGGCTCGCCCGCATCGATGCGGGCGGCACCCTCGGCCGTCATCGCGCGCCGACGCGTCAGATGTTCGCGGTCGTCGAGGGGACGGGCGTCGTGAGCACCACCGGCTACCCCGACGTCGTCGTCGGCGTGGGGCAGGCGGTGCTGTGGGAGCCGGGCGAGGACCACGAGACGCGGGCCGGCACGGCGATGCTCGTCGCCGTCGTCGAGCTCGATGGGGACCTGGAGCTCGGTCCCGAGCACGTCCTCGGCGAGGTACCCGGGCCCAGCTGA
- a CDS encoding MerR family transcriptional regulator — protein MLFGDALPDLDTETGYRGPTACRAAGITYRQLDYWARTGLVEPSIRPASGSGTQRLYSFRDILVLKVVKRLLDTGVSLQQIRSAVHHLHERGVDDLAQITLMSDGASVYECTSADEVIDLVQGGQGVFGIAVGRVWREVEGSLAALPTERAQEAEQEDELSRRRRARDAG, from the coding sequence ATGCTCTTCGGGGACGCGCTCCCGGACCTCGACACGGAGACCGGCTACCGCGGGCCGACCGCCTGCCGCGCCGCCGGCATCACCTACCGCCAGCTCGACTACTGGGCCCGGACCGGCCTGGTGGAGCCGAGCATCCGTCCCGCGAGCGGGTCCGGAACGCAGCGGCTGTACAGCTTCCGCGACATCCTCGTCCTCAAGGTCGTCAAGCGGCTCCTCGACACCGGGGTCTCGCTCCAGCAGATCCGGTCCGCCGTGCACCACCTCCACGAGCGCGGCGTCGACGACCTCGCGCAGATCACCCTCATGAGCGACGGCGCGAGCGTGTACGAGTGCACGAGCGCGGACGAGGTCATCGACCTCGTCCAAGGTGGCCAGGGCGTCTTCGGCATCGCCGTCGGCCGGGTGTGGCGGGAGGTCGAGGGTTCGCTCGCCGCGCTCCCGACCGAGCGGGCGCAGGAGGCGGAGCAGGAGGACGAGCTGTCCCGCCGACGACGGGCGCGCGACGCGGGCTGA
- a CDS encoding penicillin-binding transpeptidase domain-containing protein, which yields MTSSRQRPRAALLVTALLTTGALAACSDPTDAIAQSADDLAAALEAGDASAVTWAGDAPDLAVPLGDLADLPRTVEVASVGEVEEDSDPRTADVDLRWAWDLDADGAGDWEYTSTATLQEDEDAWVAAYDPAVVAEGLSGEVALSLARTTGVRGEILAGDGTPVVTDRQVRRVGIDKTHFPEGTAEADVRASAEAVAAAAGLADPAAYADRVVAAGPRAFVEAIVVREESPDVDLAALEALTGAVALPDEIPLAPTPTWARPLLGRVGPATAEVVEASEGAIAAGDEVGLSGLQSTYDETLRGTPGLRVSAGTGEGAAVLFERVAVDGEDLALTLETGMQTAAEQALEATDSPTGLVAIRPSTGEILAVASGPGSEGQNTAMGATLAPGSTYKVVTALALLRAGVGPDTTVPCTPEATVSGYTIGNYPEYPAAYLGDITLTQALAQSCNTALINAGADLTGAAMADAARSLGVGQELAGAWPAFTGSAPADAEGTGLAASLIGQGEVLASPLAMAVAAASISAGHTVTPTLVTGPEALADAPSEPPATPLTAEEAAVLSGYMRAVVAEGTGILLADVPGEPIHAKTGSAEAGEGDAARVDSWMIAFRGDLAVAALVHGGGHGSGPAGAAVEAFLRTVGG from the coding sequence ATGACGTCCTCGCGGCAGCGGCCCCGCGCTGCCCTCCTGGTCACCGCCCTGCTCACCACCGGCGCCCTCGCCGCGTGCAGCGATCCCACGGACGCCATCGCGCAGTCCGCGGACGACCTCGCGGCCGCGCTCGAGGCGGGCGATGCCTCGGCGGTCACCTGGGCCGGCGACGCCCCGGACCTGGCCGTCCCGCTCGGTGACCTCGCCGACCTCCCGCGCACCGTCGAGGTCGCCTCCGTCGGCGAGGTCGAGGAGGACTCCGACCCGCGCACGGCCGACGTCGACCTCCGCTGGGCGTGGGACCTCGACGCCGACGGCGCCGGGGACTGGGAGTACACCAGCACCGCGACGCTCCAGGAGGACGAGGACGCGTGGGTGGCGGCGTACGACCCCGCCGTCGTCGCCGAGGGCCTGTCCGGCGAGGTCGCGCTCAGCCTCGCCCGCACCACCGGCGTGCGCGGCGAGATCCTCGCCGGGGACGGTACGCCCGTCGTCACCGACCGGCAGGTCCGCCGGGTCGGCATCGACAAGACGCACTTCCCGGAGGGCACGGCGGAGGCCGACGTCCGCGCGTCGGCAGAGGCCGTCGCCGCGGCCGCGGGCCTGGCCGACCCGGCCGCCTACGCCGACCGCGTCGTCGCCGCCGGCCCCCGCGCGTTCGTCGAGGCGATCGTCGTGCGGGAGGAGAGCCCCGACGTCGACCTCGCCGCGCTCGAGGCCCTCACCGGCGCCGTCGCGCTGCCCGACGAGATCCCCCTCGCCCCCACCCCCACGTGGGCGCGTCCGCTGCTCGGGCGGGTCGGGCCGGCGACGGCGGAAGTGGTCGAGGCCTCCGAGGGGGCCATCGCGGCGGGCGACGAGGTCGGGCTCTCCGGCCTGCAGTCGACGTACGACGAGACCCTGCGCGGCACCCCCGGTCTGCGGGTCTCCGCGGGCACCGGCGAGGGTGCGGCGGTCCTCTTCGAGCGGGTGGCCGTCGACGGCGAGGACCTGGCGCTCACCCTCGAGACCGGGATGCAGACGGCTGCCGAGCAGGCGCTCGAGGCCACCGACTCCCCCACCGGCCTCGTGGCGATCCGCCCGTCCACCGGGGAGATCCTCGCCGTGGCGAGCGGCCCCGGGAGCGAGGGCCAGAACACCGCGATGGGGGCCACCCTCGCCCCGGGGTCGACCTACAAGGTGGTCACGGCGCTCGCGCTGCTCCGGGCCGGCGTCGGGCCGGACACGACCGTGCCGTGCACCCCCGAGGCGACCGTCTCCGGCTACACCATCGGGAACTACCCCGAGTACCCGGCGGCCTACCTCGGCGACATCACCCTCACCCAGGCGCTGGCCCAGTCGTGCAACACGGCGCTCATCAACGCGGGGGCCGACCTCACGGGCGCGGCCATGGCCGACGCCGCGCGGTCCCTGGGCGTGGGCCAGGAGCTCGCCGGCGCGTGGCCCGCCTTCACCGGCTCCGCCCCGGCCGACGCCGAGGGCACCGGCCTGGCCGCCTCGCTCATCGGTCAGGGCGAGGTCCTCGCCTCTCCCCTGGCCATGGCGGTGGCCGCGGCGTCCATCAGCGCCGGCCACACCGTCACCCCCACGTTGGTCACCGGGCCCGAGGCGCTCGCCGACGCGCCGTCGGAGCCGCCGGCGACGCCGCTGACGGCGGAGGAGGCCGCGGTGCTCTCCGGGTACATGCGCGCCGTCGTCGCCGAGGGCACGGGCATCCTCCTGGCGGACGTGCCCGGGGAGCCGATCCACGCCAAGACGGGATCGGCTGAGGCCGGCGAGGGCGACGCCGCCCGCGTCGACTCCTGGATGATCGCCTTCCGGGGGGACCTCGCCGTCGCCGCCCTCGTCCACGGCGGTGGTCACGGCTCCGGGCCGGCCGGCGCCGCCGTCGAGGCGTTCCTGCGGACAGTCGGCGGGTAG
- a CDS encoding class I SAM-dependent methyltransferase has protein sequence MTAPTFDLDRLRRYPDIEAHDLVAVDATDRLVLDEAAAALAGAGPGEVVVIGDRYGALTLGAVALHGARDVRVHQDTLVHERALVANAEREGLAGTFRQLSLVPELVTGARVVLLQLPRGLAALEEIAELIAAHAAPDVVVVAGGRLKHMSRGMNDVLGQHFADVTASLARQKSRCLIARRPTAPATFPSFPRTQVDEESGMSIAAHGAAFAGPSLDMGTRYLLSFLPEMSPAARDAIDLGCGTGALAVGLAAQRPDLHVVATDTSDAAIRSARATLEANGVADRVEVVRADGLEGQPPRSADLIVCNPPFHVGATLQPDVAIELFKDAARVLRPGGELWTVFNSRLGHAGALRRIVGSTKVMGDNGRFTVTRSIKQPSRTATGTISG, from the coding sequence ATGACCGCTCCTACGTTCGACCTCGACCGGCTCCGCAGGTACCCCGACATCGAGGCCCACGACCTCGTGGCCGTCGACGCCACGGACCGCCTCGTCCTCGACGAGGCTGCCGCGGCCCTGGCCGGCGCGGGCCCGGGCGAGGTCGTGGTGATCGGCGACCGGTACGGCGCGCTCACCCTCGGGGCGGTCGCGCTGCACGGGGCGCGGGACGTGCGGGTGCACCAGGACACCCTGGTCCACGAGCGGGCCCTCGTCGCCAACGCCGAGCGCGAGGGTCTCGCCGGCACGTTCCGCCAGCTGAGCCTGGTCCCGGAGCTCGTCACCGGGGCGCGTGTCGTCCTGCTCCAGCTCCCTCGCGGGCTGGCGGCGCTCGAGGAGATCGCGGAGCTAATCGCGGCCCACGCGGCACCCGACGTCGTCGTCGTCGCCGGCGGCCGTCTCAAGCACATGTCCCGCGGCATGAACGACGTCCTGGGCCAGCACTTCGCCGACGTGACGGCGTCGCTCGCCCGGCAGAAGTCGCGCTGCCTCATCGCGCGGCGCCCGACGGCCCCCGCCACGTTCCCCTCCTTCCCGCGCACGCAGGTCGACGAGGAGAGCGGCATGTCGATCGCGGCGCACGGCGCGGCGTTCGCGGGCCCTTCCCTCGACATGGGCACGCGCTACCTCCTCAGCTTCCTGCCGGAGATGAGCCCGGCGGCGCGCGACGCGATCGACCTCGGCTGCGGCACCGGAGCCCTCGCCGTCGGGCTCGCCGCTCAGCGACCGGACCTGCACGTGGTGGCGACGGACACGTCCGACGCTGCCATCCGCTCGGCACGGGCGACGCTCGAGGCCAACGGCGTGGCCGACCGCGTCGAGGTGGTCCGGGCCGACGGCCTGGAGGGCCAGCCGCCGCGCTCGGCGGACCTCATCGTGTGCAACCCGCCCTTCCACGTCGGCGCCACCCTGCAGCCCGACGTGGCGATCGAGCTGTTCAAGGACGCCGCCCGCGTGCTCCGTCCCGGCGGCGAGCTCTGGACGGTGTTCAACTCGCGGCTCGGCCACGCCGGCGCGCTGCGCCGGATCGTCGGGTCCACCAAGGTGATGGGCGACAACGGCCGGTTCACGGTGACGCGGTCCATCAAGCAGCCCAGCCGGACGGCGACCGGGACGATCTCCGGGTGA
- a CDS encoding dihydrofolate reductase family protein, translating to MGRLIYSMFTSLDGYASDTSGSSDWGGALDPNLHDFVSEQTRSVGTYLYGRRMYETMSFWETALDAPDAPEFVRTYAAVWQAASKVVYSTTLDAPTTARTTLERTFDPEAVRAQVSALDHDATIDGPTLAAHALRAGIVDEVQPYLAPVSVGGGLRFWPEDLRLDLELLVERRFDNGTLWLRYAVRRD from the coding sequence ATGGGGCGCCTCATCTACTCGATGTTCACCTCGCTCGACGGTTACGCGTCGGACACCTCCGGCAGCAGCGACTGGGGCGGGGCCCTGGACCCGAACCTGCACGACTTCGTCTCCGAGCAGACGCGGTCGGTGGGCACCTACCTGTACGGCCGCCGGATGTACGAGACGATGTCGTTCTGGGAGACGGCGCTGGACGCGCCGGACGCGCCCGAGTTCGTCCGCACGTACGCCGCCGTCTGGCAGGCCGCGTCCAAGGTCGTCTACTCCACGACGCTCGACGCGCCCACCACCGCGCGGACCACGCTCGAGCGGACCTTCGACCCCGAGGCCGTGCGCGCCCAGGTGTCAGCGTTGGACCACGACGCGACGATCGACGGCCCGACGCTCGCGGCGCACGCGCTGCGCGCCGGGATCGTCGACGAGGTCCAGCCCTACCTCGCGCCGGTGTCCGTCGGCGGCGGGCTGCGCTTCTGGCCCGAGGACCTGCGGCTGGACCTCGAGCTGCTCGTGGAGCGGCGGTTCGACAACGGCACGCTCTGGCTCCGCTACGCGGTGCGCCGGGACTGA
- a CDS encoding DUF2510 domain-containing protein — MSNPTPGWYPDPSGDPSRLRYWDGTSWTGHFAPVQAPVADPTPGAGDVPTPAQYGMPGAGDTAATTSFAPLASTGQPDQGGSEGAGTPQYGDTHQYGQAQQYDQAQQFGEAPYGQAQQYGQAQQYGQAPQNLGANPYGQQPGAAPGSRVWQQDGQGTAPEKGPNTKLILAIVGGAVAVIALVIALVLLLGGDDDDEAGPGPSTSEPTTEPTRDPRPSPEESDDATTDAPGGTPADAVAIPLGEELTATVDAESEWSGTLTLDAPGVVLIDVRTASSEDLVLEVVDAEGTTYDNDDRADFLEDDGTSSLDPGLVLALPAGELQVVVREYGGDRSDFLLNVHPVEVIPVGATVAEIPEGGTWMRAIEVPADGTYVFDTVSVTEDSDPILTVLSPDGEEFESDDSQEGSGEWSDPYLSQPLTAGLHLVALRDWSDAPGTVNLTITAP; from the coding sequence ATGAGCAATCCCACTCCGGGCTGGTACCCGGACCCTTCTGGTGACCCAAGTCGGCTTCGCTACTGGGACGGCACGTCCTGGACCGGGCACTTCGCGCCCGTGCAGGCCCCCGTCGCCGATCCCACCCCAGGCGCCGGGGACGTCCCCACGCCCGCGCAGTACGGCATGCCGGGCGCCGGCGACACGGCGGCGACGACGTCGTTCGCACCCTTGGCCTCGACCGGCCAGCCCGACCAGGGTGGTTCCGAGGGAGCGGGAACCCCGCAGTACGGCGACACCCACCAGTACGGCCAGGCCCAGCAGTACGACCAGGCCCAGCAGTTCGGCGAGGCCCCGTACGGTCAGGCGCAGCAGTACGGCCAGGCCCAGCAGTACGGCCAGGCGCCCCAGAACCTCGGGGCGAACCCCTACGGCCAGCAGCCCGGTGCAGCCCCCGGCTCGCGCGTCTGGCAGCAGGACGGTCAGGGCACCGCGCCCGAGAAGGGGCCGAACACCAAGCTCATCCTCGCCATCGTCGGCGGCGCCGTGGCCGTGATCGCGCTCGTCATCGCGCTGGTCCTGCTGCTCGGCGGCGACGACGACGACGAGGCCGGTCCCGGTCCGAGCACGTCCGAGCCCACCACCGAGCCGACGCGGGACCCCCGCCCGAGCCCGGAGGAGAGCGACGACGCCACCACCGACGCGCCTGGTGGGACGCCCGCGGACGCGGTCGCCATCCCGCTCGGCGAGGAGCTCACCGCGACGGTGGACGCCGAGTCGGAGTGGTCCGGGACGCTCACCCTCGACGCCCCCGGCGTGGTGCTCATCGACGTGCGCACCGCTAGCAGCGAGGACCTCGTCCTCGAGGTCGTCGACGCCGAGGGCACGACGTACGACAACGACGACCGCGCTGACTTCCTCGAGGACGACGGCACCAGCAGCCTCGACCCGGGCCTCGTCCTCGCGCTGCCGGCCGGCGAGCTCCAGGTCGTCGTGCGGGAGTACGGGGGGGACAGGAGCGACTTCCTGCTCAACGTCCACCCCGTCGAGGTCATCCCCGTCGGCGCCACGGTGGCCGAGATCCCGGAGGGCGGCACCTGGATGCGGGCCATCGAGGTCCCCGCGGACGGCACCTACGTCTTCGACACCGTCTCCGTCACCGAGGACAGCGACCCGATCCTCACGGTCCTCTCGCCCGACGGCGAGGAGTTCGAGTCCGACGACAGCCAGGAGGGCAGCGGGGAGTGGAGCGACCCGTACCTGTCGCAGCCCCTCACCGCCGGACTGCACCTGGTCGCCCTGCGCGACTGGAGCGACGCGCCCGGCACGGTGAACCTCACCATCACCGCCCCGTAG